The proteins below come from a single Leifsonia sp. 1010 genomic window:
- a CDS encoding NAD(P)/FAD-dependent oxidoreductase has translation MTDRASSLAATTHDIVIVGGGHNGLTAAAYLARAGKSVILLERLDEVGGAAVSAQAFAGVEARLSRYSYLVSLLPQRIIDDLGLDIRLARRRYSSYTPVPGDPDGAGLLIDNTDATATAASFARIGAADDADAFDGVYESTGELARALWPTVTEPLLTRTEARALVGDDELWQAMIERPIGEFIESRLQSDLVRGVVATDALIGTFASLADPELAQNRCFLYHVIGQGTGEWDVPVGGMGAVTGELARVAREAGARIVTGAEVTRIDPDGTVEYRRNGHERRVVGRHVLANVAPGVLDRLLGETAEPAAPKAEGAQVKVNLLLKRLPRLRDEAIDPKAAFGGTFHINETYTQLEEAYSGMTRGVMPELLPCEIYCHTLADPSILDPELAETGAQTITVFGLHTPDRWLTDENNDATRQRLQDAVLASLNSVLAEPVEDLLLTDADGNPCIETKTTRDLEQALNMPGGNIFHGPLSWPFAEDDDALDTPAERWGVATRHPRILMCGSGARRGGAVSGLGGHNAAMAVLEG, from the coding sequence ATGACCGACCGCGCCTCCTCCCTCGCCGCCACGACCCACGACATCGTGATCGTCGGAGGAGGGCACAACGGCCTCACCGCCGCGGCGTACCTCGCACGCGCCGGCAAGTCCGTCATCCTGCTCGAACGGCTGGATGAAGTGGGCGGCGCCGCGGTCAGCGCACAGGCGTTCGCGGGTGTCGAAGCGCGCCTCTCGCGCTACTCCTACCTGGTCAGCCTGCTGCCGCAGCGCATCATCGACGACCTGGGACTCGACATCCGCCTGGCCCGCCGCCGCTACTCGTCGTACACGCCGGTTCCCGGCGACCCCGACGGCGCGGGACTGCTGATCGACAACACCGACGCGACGGCGACCGCGGCGTCCTTCGCCCGGATCGGCGCGGCCGACGACGCGGACGCCTTCGACGGCGTCTACGAGAGCACCGGCGAACTCGCGCGCGCACTTTGGCCGACGGTGACCGAGCCGCTTCTGACGCGGACGGAGGCCCGGGCGCTGGTCGGCGACGACGAGCTCTGGCAGGCGATGATCGAGCGCCCGATCGGCGAGTTCATCGAATCCCGTCTGCAGAGCGACCTGGTGCGCGGCGTCGTCGCGACCGACGCCCTCATCGGCACCTTCGCCAGCCTCGCCGATCCGGAACTCGCGCAGAACCGGTGCTTCCTCTATCACGTCATCGGCCAGGGGACGGGTGAGTGGGATGTCCCGGTCGGCGGGATGGGCGCCGTCACCGGCGAGCTCGCCCGCGTCGCCCGTGAGGCCGGCGCCCGCATCGTCACCGGCGCCGAGGTGACGAGGATCGACCCGGACGGGACCGTCGAATACCGGCGGAACGGCCACGAACGACGAGTGGTCGGCCGCCACGTGCTCGCCAACGTCGCCCCCGGCGTGCTCGACCGGCTGCTGGGCGAGACCGCAGAGCCGGCCGCACCGAAGGCCGAGGGCGCCCAGGTGAAGGTCAACCTGCTCCTGAAGCGCCTCCCGCGGCTGCGCGACGAGGCGATCGACCCGAAGGCGGCGTTCGGCGGGACGTTCCACATCAACGAGACCTACACGCAGCTCGAGGAGGCCTACTCGGGGATGACCCGCGGTGTGATGCCCGAGCTCCTCCCCTGCGAGATCTACTGCCACACCCTGGCTGACCCGAGCATCCTGGACCCGGAGCTCGCCGAGACCGGCGCCCAGACCATCACCGTGTTCGGGCTGCACACCCCCGACCGCTGGCTCACTGACGAGAACAACGACGCCACCCGTCAGCGGCTTCAGGATGCGGTGCTCGCCTCCCTCAACTCGGTCCTGGCCGAGCCGGTCGAAGACCTCCTGCTGACCGACGCGGACGGCAACCCGTGCATCGAGACGAAGACCACGCGCGACCTCGAGCAGGCGCTCAACATGCCGGGCGGCAACATCTTCCACGGCCCCCTTTCCTGGCCGTTCGCGGAGGACGACGACGCCCTCGACACCCCGGCCGAACGCTGGGGCGTGGCGACGCGGCATCCGCGCATCCTGATGTGCGGCTCCGGGGCCCGGCGCGGCGGCGCGGTGAGCGGACTCGGCGGACACAACGCGGCGATGGCGGTGCTCGAAGGCTGA
- a CDS encoding bifunctional proline dehydrogenase/L-glutamate gamma-semialdehyde dehydrogenase translates to MVDTTDGAAARPAAIAHEAVELVQRWLAESAREDDGSAPRQDPAAERLAGVLGDPHGLDFAVSFVDGVARPQDLFVAGYNLQRVAKRIPAFLPWYMRFAIWLGGVFGPVLPWVVIPIARRVLRRMVGHLVVDATPEKLGPAIARLRSPDDPDGHGARLNLNLLGEAVLGEKEALRRLEGTRTLLAREDVDYVSIKVSSIASQLSMWAFDETVERVVERLTPLYELAAASPTPKFINLDMEEYRDLDLTMAVFTSILSKPQLLGLEAGIVLQAYLPDALDALQTLTEWSTQRRAQGGAPIKIRVVKGANLAMERVDATIHGWPLATYGTKQSTDANYKRVLDWALTPEHTDAVKIGVAGHNLFDIAYAWLLAQKRGVTARIDFEMLLGMATAQAEAVKGTVGELLLYTPVVDPREFDVAISYLIRRLEENASPENFMSAVFQLGSDPELFEREKQRFLASVAEFESDSGPRGTAPVPNRQQDRAREWEEASAPSFTRPPAPPAPAAPATPEEQGLTSVVLGLTRGSGGIELTPPDEASPSSAAPAVASAGADDFRNAPDTDPSRAANRAWGRRILVRSAASTLGEETIAGAAVQDAGRLDAILGMVAEAGREWGARSGHDRAAILDRAGHALEANRDRLIEVMAAETGKTIAEADPEVSEAVDFAHYYASRARELDAVQGAQFVPSALTVVAPPWNFPVAIPAGSVLAALAAGSGVIIKPAPQARRSAAVMVEALWESGIPRHLLALVDVAENELGQQLIADRRVDRVILTGSYETAKLFRSWRPDLPLLAETSGKNAIIVTPSADYDLAVSDIVKSAFGHAGQKCSAASLVILVGSVAKSERFRNQLVDAVTSMRVGYPQDPASQMGPLIEPASGKLLHALTTLGAEEEWLVEPRRLDDSGRLWSPGVRTGVQPGSYFHLTEFFGPVLGIMTARDLDEAIRYQNAVEYGLTAGLHSLDRDELVHWLDTVEAGNLYVNRGITGAIVRRQPFGGWKRSSVGAGTKAGGPNYLLGLGSWIPEAGHSSSSLHLRGLETRVSDLIESGQSSMDYPSFDLVRRSALSDAIAVATEYHRVKDVSGLGVERNLFRYRPVPVAIRLSEGSSLPELLRVMAAGTVARSPFSVSTPVKLPRGMHALLRDREIEVVVESDAHWLSRIRAHRVPAHRIRLIGGDPVALATALGGSPDVAVYSGPVTPSGRVEVLTFLHEQAISITNHRFGNPTHLSDDIL, encoded by the coding sequence ATGGTCGACACAACGGATGGCGCCGCGGCGCGCCCGGCGGCGATCGCTCACGAGGCGGTCGAGCTGGTGCAGCGCTGGCTCGCCGAGAGCGCGCGCGAGGACGACGGCTCTGCGCCCCGCCAGGATCCCGCCGCCGAGAGACTCGCGGGGGTGCTCGGCGACCCGCACGGTCTCGACTTCGCCGTGAGCTTCGTCGACGGCGTCGCTCGACCGCAAGACCTGTTCGTCGCCGGGTACAACCTGCAGCGGGTGGCCAAGCGCATCCCCGCCTTCCTGCCGTGGTACATGCGGTTCGCGATCTGGCTGGGCGGGGTGTTCGGGCCGGTCCTCCCGTGGGTGGTGATCCCGATCGCGCGCCGCGTGCTGCGGCGGATGGTGGGGCATCTCGTGGTCGATGCGACACCCGAGAAGCTGGGGCCGGCGATCGCGCGGCTCCGGTCGCCCGACGACCCCGACGGCCATGGCGCCCGCCTCAACCTGAACCTGCTCGGGGAGGCGGTGCTCGGCGAGAAGGAGGCGCTTCGGCGGCTCGAGGGGACCCGGACCCTTCTCGCCAGGGAAGACGTCGACTATGTCTCGATCAAGGTGTCCTCGATCGCGTCGCAGCTGTCGATGTGGGCGTTCGACGAGACGGTCGAGCGCGTCGTGGAACGGCTCACCCCTCTGTACGAGCTCGCCGCGGCGTCGCCGACCCCCAAGTTCATCAACCTCGATATGGAGGAGTACCGCGATCTCGACCTGACGATGGCTGTCTTCACCAGCATCCTCAGCAAGCCGCAGTTGCTGGGGCTCGAGGCGGGCATCGTGCTGCAGGCGTATCTGCCGGACGCTCTGGACGCGCTGCAGACGCTGACCGAGTGGTCGACCCAGCGGCGCGCGCAGGGTGGAGCGCCGATCAAGATCAGGGTCGTCAAGGGCGCGAACCTGGCGATGGAGCGCGTGGATGCGACGATCCACGGCTGGCCGCTCGCCACGTACGGCACGAAGCAGTCGACCGACGCGAACTATAAGCGCGTGCTCGACTGGGCTCTGACTCCGGAACATACGGATGCCGTCAAAATCGGCGTCGCGGGGCACAACCTCTTCGACATCGCGTACGCCTGGCTGCTCGCACAGAAGCGGGGAGTCACCGCGCGGATCGACTTCGAGATGCTGCTCGGCATGGCGACCGCCCAGGCGGAGGCGGTCAAGGGCACGGTGGGTGAGCTCCTGCTGTACACCCCGGTCGTGGACCCCCGTGAATTCGACGTGGCGATCTCGTACCTGATCCGCCGACTCGAAGAGAACGCCAGTCCCGAGAACTTCATGTCGGCCGTGTTCCAGCTCGGCTCCGACCCGGAGCTGTTCGAGCGTGAGAAGCAGCGCTTCCTCGCGTCCGTCGCCGAGTTCGAGAGCGACTCCGGACCGCGCGGCACCGCGCCGGTTCCGAACCGGCAGCAGGATCGCGCGCGGGAGTGGGAAGAAGCCTCGGCGCCGTCCTTCACGCGTCCTCCGGCACCGCCCGCGCCCGCCGCGCCCGCGACGCCCGAAGAGCAGGGGCTCACGAGTGTGGTGCTGGGGCTCACCCGTGGATCGGGGGGCATCGAGCTGACTCCGCCGGACGAGGCGTCGCCCAGCTCCGCCGCCCCGGCGGTCGCGTCGGCTGGGGCCGATGACTTCCGGAATGCTCCGGACACCGATCCGTCCCGTGCGGCGAACCGCGCGTGGGGCCGGCGAATCCTCGTCCGCTCCGCCGCGTCGACTCTGGGCGAGGAGACCATCGCCGGTGCGGCCGTCCAAGACGCCGGACGCCTCGATGCCATCCTCGGGATGGTCGCGGAGGCCGGTCGGGAGTGGGGTGCGCGCTCCGGCCACGACCGCGCGGCGATCCTCGACCGCGCGGGGCATGCGCTGGAGGCCAACCGCGATCGACTGATCGAGGTGATGGCCGCCGAGACGGGCAAGACCATCGCAGAAGCGGACCCGGAGGTCAGCGAGGCGGTCGACTTCGCCCACTACTACGCCAGCCGCGCGCGGGAGCTGGACGCAGTACAGGGCGCGCAGTTCGTCCCGAGCGCGCTGACCGTGGTCGCTCCGCCGTGGAACTTCCCCGTCGCCATCCCTGCCGGCTCGGTTCTTGCTGCGCTCGCCGCGGGCAGCGGCGTGATCATCAAGCCGGCTCCTCAGGCCCGGCGCTCCGCGGCGGTGATGGTGGAGGCGCTGTGGGAGTCCGGCATCCCTCGGCACCTCCTCGCCCTGGTCGATGTCGCCGAGAACGAGCTCGGACAGCAGCTGATCGCCGATCGGCGGGTAGACCGGGTCATCCTCACCGGCTCGTACGAGACAGCGAAGCTGTTCCGCTCCTGGCGTCCGGATCTTCCGCTCCTCGCCGAGACCAGCGGCAAGAACGCCATCATCGTGACTCCGAGCGCCGATTACGACCTCGCTGTCTCCGACATCGTCAAGAGCGCCTTCGGCCATGCCGGTCAGAAGTGCTCCGCCGCGAGCCTCGTCATCCTGGTCGGCTCGGTCGCGAAGTCGGAACGCTTCCGCAATCAGCTCGTGGACGCCGTGACCAGCATGCGGGTCGGTTACCCGCAGGACCCGGCCAGCCAGATGGGGCCGCTCATCGAGCCGGCGTCGGGCAAGCTGCTGCACGCCCTCACGACGCTGGGCGCCGAGGAGGAATGGCTCGTCGAGCCGCGCCGCCTCGACGACTCCGGGCGGCTCTGGAGTCCCGGAGTGCGCACCGGCGTCCAGCCCGGCTCGTACTTCCACCTGACGGAGTTCTTCGGGCCGGTGCTCGGCATCATGACCGCGCGTGACCTGGACGAGGCGATCCGCTACCAGAATGCGGTCGAGTACGGACTCACCGCCGGGCTGCACTCGCTCGACCGTGACGAGCTCGTGCACTGGCTCGACACCGTCGAGGCCGGCAATCTGTACGTCAACCGCGGCATCACCGGCGCCATCGTGCGCCGGCAGCCGTTCGGCGGATGGAAGCGGTCGTCCGTCGGAGCCGGAACCAAGGCCGGAGGGCCGAACTACCTGCTCGGACTCGGAAGCTGGATCCCGGAAGCAGGGCACTCGAGCTCGAGCCTGCACCTCCGCGGTCTGGAGACCCGGGTCTCCGACCTCATCGAGTCCGGGCAGTCGTCGATGGACTACCCGTCCTTCGACCTGGTCCGGCGGTCCGCTCTGAGCGACGCCATCGCCGTCGCGACCGAATACCACCGGGTGAAGGACGTCTCGGGGCTCGGCGTCGAACGCAACCTCTTCCGGTATCGGCCGGTGCCCGTGGCGATCCGACTGTCGGAGGGCAGCTCGCTTCCCGAGCTGCTGCGGGTGATGGCGGCTGGAACGGTGGCACGCTCGCCCTTTTCGGTGAGCACTCCGGTGAAGCTGCCACGCGGGATGCACGCGCTGCTACGCGATCGGGAGATCGAGGTCGTTGTCGAGTCCGACGCGCACTGGCTTTCCCGCATCCGGGCGCACCGCGTCCCGGCTCATCGCATCCGGCTCATCGGAGGGGATCCGGTCGCGCTCGCGACGGCCCTGGGAGGCAGCCCGGACGTCGCGGTCTACAGCGGACCGGTCACGCCGTCCGGGAGGGTGGAGGTGCTCACGTTCCTCCACGAACAGGCGATCTCGATCACGAACCACCGCTTCGGCAACCCGACGCACCTGTCGGACGACATCCTCTGA
- a CDS encoding aldo/keto reductase, whose product MTPSIPSLPLAGGGSIPQLGLGTWPLDDAEIEKAIVAAAEIGYRHIDTAVKYGNEVGVGRGLARSGVEREDWFVTTKLDGTYQGDDRAVAGLDDSLARLGLDYVDLLLIHWPLPQRDQYVSTWETFIRLRDAGKARAIGVSNFKPAHIDRLISETGVTPAVNQIQLSPAIPRREQRAYDSEHDIVTESWSPIGGTGDLLADPVLARLAEKHDRAPSQIVLRWHVQNGLVAIPKSRNPERMAENLSVFDFELDADDLSALDTLDEGPDAGVDSDRSGH is encoded by the coding sequence ATGACCCCTTCGATCCCCTCCCTGCCGCTCGCCGGTGGCGGCAGCATCCCGCAACTCGGTCTGGGCACCTGGCCGCTGGACGACGCCGAGATCGAAAAGGCCATCGTCGCGGCTGCCGAGATCGGCTACCGGCATATCGACACGGCGGTCAAATACGGCAACGAGGTCGGCGTCGGCCGTGGCCTCGCGCGGAGTGGCGTCGAGCGCGAGGACTGGTTCGTCACGACCAAGCTCGACGGCACCTATCAGGGCGATGACCGGGCCGTGGCGGGCCTCGACGACAGCCTGGCTCGACTCGGGCTCGACTACGTCGATCTGCTGCTCATCCACTGGCCGCTGCCGCAGCGCGACCAGTACGTCTCCACGTGGGAGACCTTCATCCGCCTGCGCGACGCCGGCAAGGCGCGCGCCATCGGCGTCTCGAACTTCAAGCCGGCGCACATCGACCGCCTGATCTCCGAGACGGGCGTCACCCCGGCGGTCAACCAGATCCAGCTCAGCCCGGCCATTCCCCGCCGCGAACAGCGCGCGTACGACAGCGAGCACGACATCGTCACCGAATCGTGGAGCCCGATCGGCGGAACGGGTGACCTGCTCGCCGACCCGGTGCTCGCCCGGCTCGCCGAGAAGCACGACAGGGCTCCGAGCCAGATCGTGCTCCGCTGGCATGTGCAGAACGGGCTCGTCGCCATCCCGAAGTCCCGCAACCCCGAGCGCATGGCCGAGAACCTGTCCGTCTTCGACTTCGAGCTCGACGCCGACGACCTGAGCGCGCTCGACACCCTCGACGAAGGTCCCGACGCCGGCGTGGACTCGGACCGGTCCGGCCACTGA
- a CDS encoding HAMP domain-containing sensor histidine kinase — translation MNRLRRLSITARITIGSLIVAALFGLVAVFIIRVGVSSILHNATVTLLSNDVAAPVESLPSKPTGPFDLPGGGQELAIVAEDGTILASTMPQALEDRIGRLIDQGREPREVQVGDDHYLVLSRSVTTSDGVMHVVAARNDETTALILDRLTAALLAGAGVLILAFGAASWLLARAALRPVSRMREQADRIAGSTPQEAALLTVGPAQDELSELATTLNDLILRLRASAERERQMVSDASHELRTPLAVLRGQLELAELDAGDPHALLTDIRASHATAIRLAALANNLLELSRIEAGPSSGRIDWRTLVDELTDAIDRARLLVSSDDEAAGISVDFEYDPRQRPDPEARVALSPTDFGRILDNLLANAIIAIRSCGEDLPEATVVASLSLIKAGDGADGSESVVLTVRDSGSGMPEDFIPVALDRFTRADGSRTGQSGGGLGLAIVGALADAAGGRVRLANAEPNGLTVTVTLPLRRD, via the coding sequence GTGAATCGCCTGCGGCGCCTCTCGATCACGGCGCGCATCACGATCGGCAGTCTGATCGTCGCGGCGCTGTTCGGTCTGGTCGCCGTCTTCATCATCCGCGTCGGGGTGTCGTCCATCCTCCACAACGCGACCGTCACTCTCCTGAGCAATGACGTCGCCGCGCCGGTGGAGTCGCTGCCGTCGAAGCCGACGGGTCCGTTCGATCTCCCCGGCGGCGGCCAGGAGCTCGCCATCGTCGCCGAGGACGGCACCATCCTCGCGTCGACCATGCCGCAGGCGCTCGAGGACCGCATCGGGCGCCTGATCGATCAGGGCCGTGAGCCGCGCGAGGTGCAGGTGGGCGACGACCACTATCTCGTCCTCTCACGAAGCGTCACGACATCGGACGGCGTGATGCACGTCGTGGCTGCGCGGAACGACGAGACGACGGCGCTCATCCTCGACCGGCTGACCGCGGCGTTGCTCGCCGGCGCGGGCGTCCTGATCCTCGCCTTCGGTGCGGCGTCGTGGCTGCTCGCGCGGGCGGCGCTCCGGCCGGTGAGCCGGATGCGGGAGCAGGCGGACCGTATCGCCGGCTCGACCCCGCAGGAGGCGGCTCTCTTGACCGTCGGGCCCGCCCAGGACGAGTTGTCGGAGCTCGCGACCACGCTCAACGATCTGATCCTGCGCCTGCGGGCCTCGGCCGAGCGGGAACGTCAGATGGTGTCCGACGCCAGCCATGAGCTGCGCACGCCGCTGGCCGTGCTTCGTGGACAGCTGGAGCTGGCCGAGCTGGATGCGGGGGATCCGCACGCCCTGCTGACCGACATCCGGGCATCGCACGCCACGGCGATCCGACTGGCGGCCCTCGCGAACAACCTGCTGGAGCTGTCGCGCATCGAGGCCGGGCCGTCGAGCGGGCGGATCGACTGGCGCACCCTCGTGGACGAGCTGACGGACGCGATCGACCGTGCGCGGCTGCTGGTGAGCAGCGACGATGAGGCCGCCGGTATCTCGGTCGACTTCGAGTACGACCCCCGGCAGCGTCCTGACCCGGAAGCCCGCGTCGCGCTGTCCCCCACCGATTTCGGGCGCATCCTCGACAACCTGCTTGCGAACGCGATCATCGCCATCCGGTCCTGTGGCGAAGACCTCCCGGAAGCGACGGTCGTCGCCTCGCTGTCCCTGATCAAGGCCGGGGACGGCGCTGACGGCAGCGAGTCGGTGGTGCTGACGGTCCGGGATTCCGGCTCGGGCATGCCGGAGGACTTCATCCCGGTCGCTCTGGATCGCTTCACGCGCGCCGATGGCTCGCGCACGGGTCAGTCGGGTGGTGGGCTGGGGCTCGCCATCGTTGGCGCGTTGGCGGATGCAGCGGGCGGGCGTGTCCGGCTCGCGAACGCCGAACCCAACGGCCTCACGGTGACGGTGACTCTGCCCCTGCGCCGGGACTGA
- a CDS encoding response regulator transcription factor, translating to MKLLVVEDDPDMGGLVQRGLAAEGYDVTLVTNGVDALIALRSDTFSAAAIDVMLPGMSGFELCRHIREASNPMPILLLTARDAIEDRVHGLDSGADDYLTKPFAFAELAARVRALLRREPTGMRPQVSVGRLTIDSHEHQALVAGHEMPLSRREFTLLRLFATNPDKTLSRSDILESVWGTTENIGTNVIDQYVSYLRKKLDAAGAGLNIVTERGRGYRLDARNAVDTKRTTSGGDHIPSSHDTASTS from the coding sequence ATGAAACTGCTCGTTGTCGAAGACGATCCCGACATGGGAGGCCTCGTCCAGCGCGGTCTGGCGGCCGAGGGCTACGACGTCACCCTGGTCACCAATGGCGTCGACGCGCTCATCGCCCTGCGCAGCGATACGTTCTCCGCTGCGGCGATCGACGTGATGCTGCCCGGCATGAGCGGCTTCGAGCTGTGCCGTCACATCCGTGAGGCGTCGAACCCGATGCCGATCCTCCTTCTCACGGCGCGCGACGCGATCGAGGACCGCGTCCACGGCCTCGACTCGGGGGCGGACGACTACCTGACGAAGCCGTTCGCGTTCGCCGAGCTCGCCGCCCGGGTCCGCGCGCTGCTGCGCCGCGAGCCCACAGGGATGCGGCCGCAGGTGAGCGTCGGACGGCTGACGATCGACTCGCACGAGCACCAGGCGCTGGTCGCCGGGCACGAGATGCCGTTGAGCCGCCGCGAGTTCACGCTCCTGCGCCTCTTCGCCACGAACCCGGACAAGACACTGTCACGCTCCGACATCCTCGAGTCGGTGTGGGGCACCACCGAGAACATCGGCACCAACGTCATCGACCAGTACGTCTCGTACCTCCGGAAGAAGCTGGATGCGGCGGGCGCCGGGCTGAACATCGTCACCGAGCGGGGCCGCGGCTACCGTCTCGATGCCCGCAATGCGGTCGACACCAAGCGCACGACATCGGGCGGCGACCATATCCCGAGTAGCCACGACACCGCATCCACGTCGTGA
- a CDS encoding SRPBCC family protein yields the protein MSTTARADIRIDSSRDRVWTALTDPDTIARYLFGSRVSTDWKTSSPIVYRGEWDGKPYEDKGTILEIVPGERLVTSYYSPLSGKPDVPESYQTVSYLLADDGDGTLVTITQDGCADDAEAERSSGNWRMVLDSMKSVVEHG from the coding sequence ATGAGTACGACAGCACGCGCAGACATCCGCATCGACTCGTCCCGCGACCGCGTCTGGACCGCCCTGACCGACCCGGACACGATCGCCCGCTACCTTTTCGGCAGCCGCGTCTCGACCGATTGGAAGACCAGTAGCCCGATCGTCTATCGCGGCGAGTGGGACGGTAAGCCCTACGAAGACAAGGGAACCATCCTGGAGATCGTCCCCGGCGAGCGCCTCGTCACCAGCTACTACAGCCCGCTGAGCGGCAAGCCGGACGTCCCCGAGAGCTATCAGACCGTCTCGTACCTCCTCGCCGACGACGGCGACGGCACCCTCGTGACGATCACGCAGGACGGCTGCGCCGACGACGCGGAGGCAGAGCGATCGAGCGGCAACTGGCGCATGGTGCTCGACAGCATGAAGTCGGTCGTCGAACACGGCTGA
- a CDS encoding Lrp/AsnC family transcriptional regulator, whose protein sequence is MDNLDRSILDLLRQNARAGYGDIGSVVGLSASAVKRRVDRLVADGVIRGFTIQVDPAIDGMSTEAYVELFCRGTVSPEELLRILSAVPEVVDAGTVTGSADAIVHIRSRDIPSLEAALEKVRLAPNVDHTRSAIVLSRLINRGNA, encoded by the coding sequence GTGGATAATCTCGATCGCAGCATCCTCGACCTGCTCCGTCAGAACGCCCGGGCGGGATACGGCGACATCGGTTCGGTCGTCGGGCTCTCGGCCTCGGCGGTCAAGCGCCGCGTGGACCGCCTGGTGGCCGATGGCGTGATCCGCGGGTTCACCATCCAGGTCGATCCCGCGATCGACGGGATGAGCACGGAGGCCTACGTCGAGCTGTTCTGTCGGGGCACCGTGTCGCCGGAGGAGCTGCTGCGCATCCTCTCCGCCGTGCCCGAAGTCGTCGACGCCGGCACCGTGACCGGAAGCGCCGACGCCATCGTCCACATCCGCTCGCGCGACATCCCGAGCCTGGAGGCCGCGCTCGAGAAGGTGCGGCTCGCCCCGAACGTCGACCACACGCGGAGCGCCATCGTGCTGTCGCGCCTCATCAACCGAGGCAACGCCTGA
- a CDS encoding peptide MFS transporter, whose amino-acid sequence MVGMSRTDTAPARRDDDSSHGFFGQPRALANIFGVEMWERFSFYGMQGILLIYLYYSAERGGLGIDEATATGVVGAYGGAVYLSTILGAWLADRLFGSERVLFWSAVVIMAGHISLAVIPGVAGVLVGLLFVALGSGGLKANATRIVGTLYSEKDPRRDAGFSLFYLGINLGAFFGPLLTGLLQSTLGFHWGFALAAVGMAIGLIQYSLGRKRLPDQARQVPHPLERSRYPLMIGIGVAGLAVIVVLVLTGLINASNLALWVIAVTIVAAIAYFAVILTSKLLNADERSRLFAFIPLFITNAAFWTLYQQQFTVVTIYSDKRLDRNLFGWEFPVSWVQSINPIFIIVLSGVFAAIWTKWGEKQPSTPIKFAAGTVLMGLAFFLFLFWAGGGENSTPLLAMIGILFVFTVAELLISPPGLSVTTKLAPRSFQAQMVALYFLSVALGTAMAGQLGKLFTSVPEGVYFSIIGGIAIAIGVLLAVVSPWVLRLMRGVR is encoded by the coding sequence ATGGTCGGCATGAGCAGAACGGACACCGCGCCGGCGCGACGCGACGACGACAGCAGCCACGGCTTCTTCGGTCAGCCGCGCGCGCTCGCCAACATCTTCGGGGTGGAGATGTGGGAGAGGTTCTCCTTCTACGGCATGCAGGGCATCCTGCTCATCTACCTGTACTACTCGGCCGAACGCGGCGGCCTCGGCATCGACGAGGCGACGGCCACCGGTGTGGTCGGCGCCTACGGCGGCGCCGTCTACCTCTCCACGATCCTCGGCGCCTGGCTCGCCGATCGCCTGTTCGGGTCGGAACGCGTGCTGTTCTGGAGCGCCGTCGTCATCATGGCCGGCCACATCTCGCTCGCCGTGATCCCGGGCGTCGCGGGTGTGCTCGTCGGCCTGCTGTTCGTCGCCCTGGGAAGCGGCGGGCTGAAGGCGAACGCCACCCGCATCGTCGGGACGCTGTACTCGGAGAAGGACCCGCGGCGCGACGCCGGATTCTCGCTCTTCTATCTCGGCATCAACCTCGGCGCCTTCTTCGGGCCCCTCCTCACCGGACTGCTGCAGTCGACGTTGGGCTTCCACTGGGGCTTCGCGCTCGCCGCGGTCGGCATGGCGATCGGCCTTATCCAGTACTCCCTCGGTCGCAAGCGCCTCCCCGACCAGGCGCGGCAGGTTCCGCATCCCCTCGAGCGCTCGCGCTACCCGTTGATGATCGGCATCGGCGTCGCGGGTCTCGCTGTCATCGTCGTGCTGGTGCTCACCGGGTTGATCAACGCATCCAATCTCGCGCTCTGGGTGATCGCCGTGACGATCGTGGCCGCGATCGCCTACTTCGCCGTCATCCTGACGTCGAAGCTCCTGAACGCCGACGAGCGCAGCCGGCTCTTCGCCTTCATCCCGCTGTTCATCACCAATGCGGCGTTCTGGACGCTCTACCAGCAGCAGTTCACGGTGGTCACCATCTACTCCGACAAGCGCCTGGACCGGAATCTCTTCGGCTGGGAGTTCCCGGTCTCGTGGGTGCAGTCCATCAATCCGATCTTCATCATCGTGCTCTCGGGCGTCTTCGCCGCGATCTGGACCAAGTGGGGTGAGAAGCAGCCGTCGACGCCGATCAAGTTCGCGGCTGGGACGGTCCTCATGGGTCTTGCCTTCTTCCTGTTCCTGTTCTGGGCGGGAGGAGGGGAGAACAGCACTCCGTTGCTCGCCATGATCGGCATCCTCTTCGTCTTCACGGTCGCTGAGCTGCTGATCTCGCCTCCCGGGCTTTCGGTGACGACGAAGCTGGCGCCGCGGTCGTTCCAGGCGCAGATGGTGGCGCTCTACTTCCTCTCCGTGGCCCTCGGGACGGCCATGGCCGGCCAGCTCGGCAAGCTCTTCACCTCTGTGCCGGAAGGTGTCTACTTCAGCATCATCGGCGGCATCGCCATCGCGATCGGGGTGCTGCTGGCGGTGGTCAGCCCGTGGGTGCTCCGCCTCATGCGCGGAGTGCGCTGA